The Brevibacillus choshinensis genome includes the window AAATTGAGTTTCGAGGATCAAGATCCATAATCAATCACTAAAATGCTCTCTATACCATTTTGCACATAGGGAGGGTATCTATGGAAAACGCAATCAAAGAATACTGGGATAGAGAAAAAGAAACGATGCCGGTCGACCAGCGCAACGAAATTATTCTCGGATCCATCAAACAACAGCTTGACTATGTGTATCATCAGCTTCCTTTTTATCGCGAGTTTTACGATAACCACCACTTTCATCCATCCATGGTAAACACCCTGGAAGATTTCACCACCAAGGTACCTATCATTACAAAGGACATTTTACGAGAAGAACAAAGACAATACCCTCCCTATGGACGTTATTTGGGATATCATCCCGAAGACGGAGCGCACATCCACGGCTCTTCCGGCACAACTGGGCGACCAACATTCTACCTTTTCTCCAAAGAAGATATAGCGTACATCGGAGAAGTGATGGCACAAGCCTTATTTACAGCAGGAGTGAGGCGTACGGATGTAGTTCAAATCAGTACGGATTTAGGGATGTTTATGGGAGGATGGGGGTCTCTGTGGGGGAGTGAACGATTAGGTGCTACCGTGTTTACGCCAGGAGCAGGTAATACTGAGCGACACATTCGCCTGATGTACGAGGTTGGATCGAGTGTATTGATTACGACGCCTACATTTGCACTCCGCTTAATGGATGAGGCTCGAAGATTAGGATACGATACACAAAACTCTCCACTGCGAATTGGGATCTTTATCGGGGAACCGGGCGCTGGCATCCCTGGTATCAAAAAAGCTCTTGAAGAAGGCTGGGGGATTCATGTGATGGACTGCGCGACTACCAGCGAGATGACACCTTGGGCAACGAATGTGGAATGTGTACAAAAGAACGGGGTGCATATGCTTCAGGATGAAGTCTACACAGAAGTTGTAGACAAAGAGAATCCTAATCGAGCAGTCCCCGAAGGAACAAGCGGGGGCGTCATTTACACGCATCTCAAAAAAAAGGGACAACCAATGATTCGGTTCTGGTCAGGAGATGAATCCCATGTGACTACCGAAGCTTGTCCATGCGGAAGGACCTATCCTCGCCTACCTAACGGAGTATATGGCAGATTGGATGATATGTTGATTATTCGTGGAGTAAATGTATATCCAAGTACCATCCAACGCAGTTTGCTGGAAGTTGAAGGTCTGGGCAATGAACATAGAATTGTGCTTGAACGTATTTCCCACATGGATGAGGCCACCGTCAAAGTTGAATATCATCCTGATTGGATTGGTTCGATTCAATCACATGAACGTGAAGCTGCGTTGGAAAAACTCCAAACCCATGTTCGTGAGCATTTGCGCGCCCAAACCGGTATTCGCTTTAATCTGGAAATATTGGAGCCTGAGACCTTGGAACGTTTCGATGTAAAAGCGCGTCGGGTCATTGACCAAAGACATGTTTGATAAGGAAGAGGGTAACATGAATAGCGACGATATGGTGAAGAGAATATGCGAAGGAAATCTTCGGGCGGTTGCGCGTGGGTTGACTCATGTCGAAGCAGAAGACTCGATCGGTAGAGAAATCGTACAAAAAATGATAGCACGTACAGGAAAAGCCCATGTCATCGGAATAACAGGGTCACCCGGGGTTGGAAAATCTACACTTGTCAATCAATTAATCAAAACACTCAGAAAATCCGGCGCAAAGGTAGGTATTTTGGCAGTTGATCCTTCAAGCCCGTATAGCGGCGGAGCAATACTTGGGGATCGCATCCGAATGATGGAATCGGTATCCGATTTGGGAGTTTTCATGCGAAGTATACCAAGTGATGGACATTTGGGCGGACTTTCCCGCACGACAGGGGATGCGATCAGCCTTTTGGACGCTGCAGGATTCGATTTCATACTCGTGGAGACAGTCGGTATCGGACAATCGGAGATAGAAATTATCAAGTTTGCACACACCACCATGATAGTGCTTGCACCCGGATTGGGCGATGACATCCAGGCCATTAAGTCAGGAATACTGGAAGTCGGACAAATCTTCGTCGTCAATAAGGCAGATCGTGAGGGAACTGAGGCTGTCGTTCATTCCATACAATCCATGCTTCATTTTAAAAGTAATACAGACCAATGGGAAATACCCGTGATTAAGACCGTTGCACATACCGGAGATGGAATGGATACCCTCGTTGAATGTTTAATGAAACACTATAGCTTTCTGAAAGATTCAGGGGAATTAATCCCTTTCAAACGTTTGCAAATGGAATACCTTGTTGAACAATCTGTTCATGAAGCTGTCTCACAATTGCTCGAACAGGCAAAACATTCATCTGAGTGGGATTCATATATGGACGGTATCCTGAGAGGGAATTATCAACTCGTGGACGCATTTCGTTGGGTTTGTGCTCCAGGGAAAATGCAAGGAAATAGTGGAGAAAAGCCTTAAAATGACGGTGGAGCCGCCCTTGTACTAATGGATACAGACTACGCTAGGACACAGGGCGTTCCATCCTAAGAAAGATACATATGGTTTTCAACACGATTTTGATTGTAGTACGGATTTCACCAATGCTTTGCTGTAAAACTCTGCGATTTCCTTACTTGCTAATTGACCATCCGGTGAAAACCAATTGGCAATGGAATTGGTCGCACCCAGCATTAATAATCGCGTTAACGTGGAGTTCTCCGTCTGGAACACGCCCTGTTCAATGCCTGATTCTATAATGTATTGAAAATATCGTTCATATTCCGCCCTTTGCTCCAATACTTTAATGCGGAATTCTTCGGATACCATGCTGGGACGATTAATGACATTAAACACCGCTTTTTCTTCTGTAATATTCAGAATGAGGGACTCAATTGCCAATTCAAGTTTTTTGGAGACCGGATGCTCGCTGTCAATAATTTGCTTGATTTGTTCTATACATTTAGTAGCAATCATTTTGTGGCACTGGTAAAGCAAATCATCTTTGCTGTTTACATAATAGTAAATGGCACCTTTCGTTAGGCGCATCTGATTTGCAATATCTTCTATTGTGGTTCCATGATATCCCTTTTCGTTAAAAAGTTGAGCTGCCGTTCTAAGTATATTCATCTTCTTCTCAAGTGCCCGTTCTTCACGAAAAGAAGCCATATCAAATCCTCCTTTATCATCTCTAGATGCCGACCTATCCATCAAGACTATTATAGCATTCGAATTTTATATATTTCGAATTTTTTTGAACTAGATTCAACTAAACATTTTGGGTATGACGAATAAACAATCCACGTAATGTTTCTCATTTGCAAGAAATGTTTCTCAATGAAAAAATACATGTTCTCAACAATAAGAAACGCATTTCGAGGCAAGGTGTCATTTATATTCTGAAACTTGAGAAAATCAATTGGAAATAGCCGAAAAACCCCTCGTTTCCGGTTGGCACCATCCTTGCAATAATTCTATGTTGTCAAAACAACAAACAAAAAGGATGGATACAAATGGAACGCAAATCAAGAGAAGAATCCCTGCAATTAGCCGCGGAAGTGTTAGAGTTTATACAAAGCGAAACACTTTCAGTCGATCAAAAGAAGAAAATTGTATCGGATTCCGTTGATAATTTTAGCAACTATGTAACCAAAGCTATTTTGGCTCATCGTAAATCCGTTTCAAACGACTTTTCCGTTGTAGAGTGGGAGGATGAAGCTGCCGTTTTCCGTGACACGATGGGCGACGAGTACATCGATTGTCTTGGAGGCTATGGCGTCTATTTGCTCGGTCATCGCCATCCAAAGGTAGTTAAGGCTGTTGAGGCACAAATTAAAAGATATGCTCTCCATAGCCAAGAAATGGTTGATCCATTACGCGGTTACTTGTCTAAACTGGTTGCTTATATTACACCGGGAGATTTACAGCACTCCTACCTGGTCAATTGCGGCACTGAAGCAAATGAAATGGCTTTAAAACTGGCACGCCTTGCAACAGGGAAAAAGTATTTCATCTCTACAGAAAAAGGCTTCCACGGCAAAACGTTGGGTTCCCTATCAGCTTCGGGTAAAGGTACCTTCCGTGAACCGTATTTGCCGCTTGTGCCTGGATTCCAGCATGTACCTTTTGGAGATGCAGATGCAGTCGAGCAAGCTATTCGTATCCTCATCAATACTGGGGAAACTGTGGCAGGGGTTATCGTCGAACCGATCCAAGGTGAGGGTGGAGTCAACATTCCACCAGATGACTATTTGCCTCGTCTGCGCGAAATTTGCGATAAGTACGAATGCCTGTTGATTGTCGATGAAGTCCAGACGGGAATGGGTCGTACCGGAACGATGTTTGGTGTAGATCACTGGGATGTGGTTCCTGATATCATGACCTTGGGCAAAGCATTTGGTGGTGGCGTAATGCCAATCGCAGCAATGGTTGCAAAGAAAAAGTGGTGGGGGAAAATGGAAGAAAATCCATTCCTGCTCGGTTCGTCAACATTCGGAGGAAATCCGCTGTGCTGCGCTGGAGCTATTGCTGGGATTCACACGATCCTGGAAGACAATATTCCCCAAATGGCGAAAGAAAAAGGCGATTATATCATGAAACAGTTGTCTGAGATTCAGAGTCGTCATTCGGATATTTTTGTCAATGTGCGTGGAAAAGGTCTCTTGATCGGAATGGAATTTGCTGATAACAGTCTCGGTTATACATTGGCAAAACGATTATTTGGTAAAAAGATCTTAGTTGGCGGTACGTTAAATAACGCTACGGTAATTCGTCTTGAGCCACCTGCAATCATTTCTTACGAACAAATTGATTATGTACTCGCTTGCATCGAAGAAGGCATTGCTCAACTTTCCAAGGAAACGAAAGTACTACGCTAAGGAGAAATGATACATGAGCATGCAGATCAAGCAGATGTACATTGATGGAGAATGGGTATATTCTCAATCGCAAGAAACCTTTCCAGTTCTGAATCCAGCAACAAGTGAGACGATTGCCATCGTAACCAAAGGCGGAAGAGCAGATGCGCAAAGAGCAATCAAGGCTGCTAGACGTGCGTTTGATGAATCGGGATGGGCTGAGACGCATGCTCGTGAGCGGGCAGCATTCCTGAATCGTGTCGCTGATTTGATCGAGCAAAGAGCAGAAGAATTCGCGAAAATGGACACACAAAATAACGGGAAGCCACTAAGAGAATCCACCAACGATGTTTCAGATGCTGTGGACCAGTTCCGTTATTACGCAGGCCTGTGCACAAAACCCCAAGGTCAAACGTATGACGTGCCCGACGATATTCAAGCGCTTGTTGTACGAGAACCTATTGGGGTAGTGGGGGCAATTACTTGCTGGAATTACCCGCTCGTTATGAATGCACAGAAGATCGCACCCGCTCTGGCAGCAGGGAACACAATCGTGATTAAACCGGCTGATCTAACCCCACTCACGACGATTATGCTATTCGAATGTTTGGAACAAGCCGGTTTGCCCGCTGGAGTCGCCAATTTGGTGACTGGACCTGGAAGTGAGGTCGGCGACGAGATATCCAAAAATGAGCTGGTCGACAAGGTTGCCTTCACTGGAGGAACCGAGACAGGCATTACGATTATGAAAAACGCTGCAGATACCGTGAAAAAGCTTTCGCTCGAGCTGGGTGGAAAGTCCCCGAATATTGTATTTGCTGACGCTGATTTTGAGACTGCTGTGGATTATGCCTTGTTTGCTATTTTCGCAAATCAAGGGGAAGTTTGTTCAGCCGGATCACGATTAATCCTCGAAGAGAGTGTATACAATCGTTTCCTAGACCGACTTGTCGAGCGTGCGAAAAAAATCGTGATTGGCAATGGAATGGACGAACAAACTGAGATGGGACCACTGATTTCTGAATCTCACATGAATCGCGTATTGTCTTATATTCAGCTTGGACTGGATGAAGGGGCAAAGCTCTTGTGCGGTGGTAATCGCTTACTAGACAATGGATTGAACAACGGATTTTTCGTAGAACCAACTATTTTGGAGGCAACAGATTCTTCATGGAGAGTAGTTCAGGAAGAGATTTTTGGACCGGTCTTGGTGGTCCAAAAGTTTTCGACGGAAGAAGAAGCGATCCGCTTAGCAAATGGTACGAGGTTTGGCTTAGCGGGAGGGGTCTTTACGAATGATGGAGCCAAAGCGCAAAGAGTAATCCGCAAGCTGAGAGCAGGTATTACATGGATTAACACGTATCACCCTACCTTTAACGAAGCCCCCTGGGGTGGCTACAAACAAAGCGGTATCGGCCGTGAGCTAGGCACATTCGGATATGAGGCATACACAGAAGTAAAACAGATTAACATCAACTTACAGGTCAAGC containing:
- a CDS encoding putrescine aminotransferase, which encodes MERKSREESLQLAAEVLEFIQSETLSVDQKKKIVSDSVDNFSNYVTKAILAHRKSVSNDFSVVEWEDEAAVFRDTMGDEYIDCLGGYGVYLLGHRHPKVVKAVEAQIKRYALHSQEMVDPLRGYLSKLVAYITPGDLQHSYLVNCGTEANEMALKLARLATGKKYFISTEKGFHGKTLGSLSASGKGTFREPYLPLVPGFQHVPFGDADAVEQAIRILINTGETVAGVIVEPIQGEGGVNIPPDDYLPRLREICDKYECLLIVDEVQTGMGRTGTMFGVDHWDVVPDIMTLGKAFGGGVMPIAAMVAKKKWWGKMEENPFLLGSSTFGGNPLCCAGAIAGIHTILEDNIPQMAKEKGDYIMKQLSEIQSRHSDIFVNVRGKGLLIGMEFADNSLGYTLAKRLFGKKILVGGTLNNATVIRLEPPAIISYEQIDYVLACIEEGIAQLSKETKVLR
- a CDS encoding aldehyde dehydrogenase family protein, which produces MQIKQMYIDGEWVYSQSQETFPVLNPATSETIAIVTKGGRADAQRAIKAARRAFDESGWAETHARERAAFLNRVADLIEQRAEEFAKMDTQNNGKPLRESTNDVSDAVDQFRYYAGLCTKPQGQTYDVPDDIQALVVREPIGVVGAITCWNYPLVMNAQKIAPALAAGNTIVIKPADLTPLTTIMLFECLEQAGLPAGVANLVTGPGSEVGDEISKNELVDKVAFTGGTETGITIMKNAADTVKKLSLELGGKSPNIVFADADFETAVDYALFAIFANQGEVCSAGSRLILEESVYNRFLDRLVERAKKIVIGNGMDEQTEMGPLISESHMNRVLSYIQLGLDEGAKLLCGGNRLLDNGLNNGFFVEPTILEATDSSWRVVQEEIFGPVLVVQKFSTEEEAIRLANGTRFGLAGGVFTNDGAKAQRVIRKLRAGITWINTYHPTFNEAPWGGYKQSGIGRELGTFGYEAYTEVKQININLQVKPSGWFRN
- a CDS encoding phenylacetate--CoA ligase family protein; this translates as MENAIKEYWDREKETMPVDQRNEIILGSIKQQLDYVYHQLPFYREFYDNHHFHPSMVNTLEDFTTKVPIITKDILREEQRQYPPYGRYLGYHPEDGAHIHGSSGTTGRPTFYLFSKEDIAYIGEVMAQALFTAGVRRTDVVQISTDLGMFMGGWGSLWGSERLGATVFTPGAGNTERHIRLMYEVGSSVLITTPTFALRLMDEARRLGYDTQNSPLRIGIFIGEPGAGIPGIKKALEEGWGIHVMDCATTSEMTPWATNVECVQKNGVHMLQDEVYTEVVDKENPNRAVPEGTSGGVIYTHLKKKGQPMIRFWSGDESHVTTEACPCGRTYPRLPNGVYGRLDDMLIIRGVNVYPSTIQRSLLEVEGLGNEHRIVLERISHMDEATVKVEYHPDWIGSIQSHEREAALEKLQTHVREHLRAQTGIRFNLEILEPETLERFDVKARRVIDQRHV
- a CDS encoding TetR/AcrR family transcriptional regulator, whose product is MASFREERALEKKMNILRTAAQLFNEKGYHGTTIEDIANQMRLTKGAIYYYVNSKDDLLYQCHKMIATKCIEQIKQIIDSEHPVSKKLELAIESLILNITEEKAVFNVINRPSMVSEEFRIKVLEQRAEYERYFQYIIESGIEQGVFQTENSTLTRLLMLGATNSIANWFSPDGQLASKEIAEFYSKALVKSVLQSKSC
- the meaB gene encoding methylmalonyl Co-A mutase-associated GTPase MeaB, whose amino-acid sequence is MNSDDMVKRICEGNLRAVARGLTHVEAEDSIGREIVQKMIARTGKAHVIGITGSPGVGKSTLVNQLIKTLRKSGAKVGILAVDPSSPYSGGAILGDRIRMMESVSDLGVFMRSIPSDGHLGGLSRTTGDAISLLDAAGFDFILVETVGIGQSEIEIIKFAHTTMIVLAPGLGDDIQAIKSGILEVGQIFVVNKADREGTEAVVHSIQSMLHFKSNTDQWEIPVIKTVAHTGDGMDTLVECLMKHYSFLKDSGELIPFKRLQMEYLVEQSVHEAVSQLLEQAKHSSEWDSYMDGILRGNYQLVDAFRWVCAPGKMQGNSGEKP